A section of the Paralichthys olivaceus isolate ysfri-2021 chromosome 16, ASM2471397v2, whole genome shotgun sequence genome encodes:
- the rgs18 gene encoding regulator of G-protein signaling 18, with amino-acid sequence METLLFLFPQFNCMAPKEEAYFKMLGPEHLYAPKMKDDSSRQKDKERKSRLSLFLTKSGSHENVSPHKKTNTTPSNISPEAALQWSDSFEELLKHSDGVETFGQFLRTEFSEENIEFWLACEEYKTIDSETKLLSKAKCIFTVFIESEAPKEVNIDYNTKMAIKKDMAQPTKSCFEAAQMKVYSLMKKDSYPRFLHSDIYLRLTRQKGPGANMFRRRSRSCVFNERGEATTEPLAW; translated from the exons ATGGAGACacttctttttctatttcctcAATTCAACTGCATGGCCCCAAAGGAGGAAGCATATTTCAAAATGCTTGGTCCAGAACACTTGTATGCACCAAAGATGAAGGACGATTCGAGCAG GCAGAAAGACAAGGAGAGGAAGAGTCGACTAAGCCTTTTTCTCACCAAGTCGGGCTCCCATGAAAATGTCAGTCcccataaaaagacaaatacgaCGCCCAGCAA catCTCACCAGAGGCGGCTTTGCAGTGGAGCGACTCCTTTGAAGAACTGCTGAAGCACTCGG atggAGTAGAAACCTTCGGTCAGTTCCTCAGGACAGAGTTCAGTGAGGAAAACATTGAGTTCTGGTTGGCCTGTGAAGAATACAAGACCATTGATTCTGAGACAAAGCTGCTGTCTAAagccaaatgtatttttacagtatttattgaaTCGGAGGCCCCTAAAGAG GTCAACATTGACTACAACACCAAGATGGCCATCAAGAAGGACATGGCACAGCCCACAAAGAGTTGTTTTGAAGCCGCACAGATGAAAGTCTACAGCCTGATGAAAAAGGACTCCTACCCTAGGTTCCTGCACTCTGACATTTATCTGCGTCTCACCAGGCAGAAAGGCCCCGGGGCCAACATGTTTCGCAGAAGGTCACGCTCCTGTGTATTCAATGAGCGAGGCGAGGCCACGACTGAACCCTTGGCCTGGTAG